In Camelina sativa cultivar DH55 chromosome 17, Cs, whole genome shotgun sequence, the genomic stretch ATCGTTAAGCCGCCGGTGCGGCAGCGACATTAGTCATATACTCTCGAACACtcggttttgatttttaaatggATGTGcaaatgtaaaaaacaaatggtCCCATGGTCTAGTGGTCAGGACATTGGACTCTGAATCCAGTAACCCGAGTTCAAGTCTCGGTGggacctttttttgttttatctcacaaagttttgattctttttttttcagagttCATTCAAATACAGATTTTGAGATAGTGACCAAAAGACCTAAAGACATTTACTTACATATGCTTTCCACAGGCATTTCACTTTaagaataaaacatttttatttcccTCAACAAAATCAGTtcagaaaataatcaaaagccAGGTCTCAACAAGTCTTCTGGTTTCTCTCCAGGGAATCTCGGAAGTTGGACAAGAGAGTTGACTCGAGTAACACCTTCTAGTCCCGACCAGTTCTGTTCTCCTTCCTTCGTTGTCTCCTTCTTTGCATTCTTACCAGTCTCCGCTATCACATTACCGTAACTGTTGTTTTCTAGATccgttgatgatgatgacctgACTGTGACGTTTCTCTGAAGACACGGTTCTGCTCCCTGGCTTTCATCTGATTCTGCTGCGTTTGTTGCTGAGGAGAAGCCTTGTTCTTCGTTATCTGATGACTCTGAGTCCATTCTCCCGTCTAGAAACAAACACACAACTGCACAGTCATCCATCTTCGAAGTTGGGTACTTAAGTTTCCATTCGCGTACAGCTGAATCCACCACGAGCCTAGCCGCTGATCCCCGGCTTGAAGCTGATGCTACGACTTCAACCACTTCTTCGTTGCTTAGCACATCCCACACCTATCAAACCAAAGGTTGATATCATCAGTAAAAAGAAATTCATATTGATAATGCTTAGAAGAATCTTTAAAAAGTTCGGTGCTTTACTCCATCTGAGGCCAAGACAATGAACTGATCTCTATCTGTAAGAACACGGTGAGAGAACTCTGGTATTGAAATCACACCGTAGTCTTTCAGACAGAAATCACCGAAAGCTCTTGCCATAGCTAATCCAGGAGCATTATCAAATGGTAGCCAAACTCGTGACACCTCTGGCTCGTCTTCTAGTGCAAAGACACGACCTTTACACTGTTTGATCCTCTCGGCTTCCCCTATTTAACAATATCTAAAAAGTAAGACTAAATGAAAAAGGTAGAGATGGGAGCAAATATCACAAAATGTTGCTAAAAGCATAATACTTGGTAAGTCAGGCTTCAAGTCAACTGTTAGCTGAACTGCAACCATCgagttgttgttgtctttggaCCCAAGTATCGCCCGAGAATCCCCAATGTTTCCCATGAATAAATTTGACCCCTGAAACAACCAAACCACATCAAAACCGATACTTGGAAAACACAATGGAAGTCCCGAGGAAGATTGTGtttgaaaccaaacaaaaaacagatgtCAAGATTACCTGTTTAATGATTGTAACAGCAGTACAGCCACTGCAGAAGCATTCTAGATTAGGATGAGATCGCAGTTCCTTATCCATAGCATTGAATGATTTCAAGAAAGCTTCTTCCCATAAGATATTCAATTTATCCTCCTCAGTAGTAGATTCTTCCTTATCAGCTTCTAGGCTATCGGGTTTGCTTGTACGAGTTCCTGTGGATCCGTTTTGCTTTGACTTAGTGGAATTCAGGAGAGCCAGCAACTTCACAGGCAATGAGTCTCTCACTTTACGAGCAACAAGATGACCATGGGGACCATGTCCATCAAACACGCCACAAAAGGTCACATCTTTCGACATAAAATCCTacgaaaaaaaacacaaaaccaaatccTACTTACTTGGGGAACACAAAGTTCTAATAAACATCATTgaggaagaataagaagaagaagaa encodes the following:
- the LOC104754481 gene encoding probable protein phosphatase 2C 1; the protein is MGGCVSKSTWSNEESMHRPCLGMGCCGSKMGKGAFSDRIVSLHNLVSIPNRIIGNGKSRSSCIFTQQGRKGINQDAMIVWEDFMSKDVTFCGVFDGHGPHGHLVARKVRDSLPVKLLALLNSTKSKQNGSTGTRTSKPDSLEADKEESTTEEDKLNILWEEAFLKSFNAMDKELRSHPNLECFCSGCTAVTIIKQGSNLFMGNIGDSRAILGSKDNNNSMVAVQLTVDLKPDLPREAERIKQCKGRVFALEDEPEVSRVWLPFDNAPGLAMARAFGDFCLKDYGVISIPEFSHRVLTDRDQFIVLASDGVWDVLSNEEVVEVVASASSRGSAARLVVDSAVREWKLKYPTSKMDDCAVVCLFLDGRMDSESSDNEEQGFSSATNAAESDESQGAEPCLQRNVTVRSSSSTDLENNSYGNVIAETGKNAKKETTKEGEQNWSGLEGVTRVNSLVQLPRFPGEKPEDLLRPGF